The Candidatus Tanganyikabacteria bacterium genome includes the window GCCTTTTCCCTGGGATACGAGACGCTGTCGCGGGTCTTCTTCCGCCAGCGGCCCGTGCACTTCCTGAACTACGGCTTCGAGAGCGCCGACTCCCTGAAGCCCCGGCTCCTCGCGGAAGACGAACCGGACCGCGCTTCCATCCAGCTATATCACCACCTGGCGTCCCAGGGGCCCGTGGCGCATGCCCGGGTCCTGGAGATCGGCTGCGGGCGCGGGGGCGGGGCCTCCTATCTGGCGCGGTACTTCCAGCCTCGCGAGGTGATCGGGATGGACATCTCGCCCTCCGCGGTGCGGTACTGCCGCTCCAGCCACGGGGCGGAAGGCTTGAGCTTCTTGGTAGGAGACGCCGAGAGCGTGCCGTTTCCCGCCGCTTCCTTCGACGTGGTGCTCAACGTCGAGTCGTCGCACTGCTACGGCTCCATGAGCCGCTTTCTCGCCGAGGTGCGCCGCATCCTGCGTCCGGGGGGCCACTTCCTGTTCTGCGACGTGCGCCCCGCCGCCGACGTGGAGGCCCTGTGCCAGGCCATGGCGGACAGCCGGCTGGAAATCGTCTCGAGGGGCGACATCACGCCCCAGGTGCTCCGCGCCCTGGAGCGGGAAAGCGATACGCGCAAGGAGCAGATCAGGCGCGTCTTTCCGCGCTGGCTCCACGCGTCGGTCTTCGACTTCTCCGGGGTCGCCCCGGGCACGGTCTTCGAGAGCTTCTCCGCCGGCACCAGGCGCTACCTGAGCTTCATGCTGCGCGCTCCCGTGGGGAGCGAGGCCGCGCCGTGAGGGTCCTGCTGGTCAAGCCGCCTCCGGTCAAGAACTCCGAGGTCGAGAACGTCCTGGAGCCCCTCGAACTCCTCTCCCTGGCGGGTGCCCTCGAAGGGCACGAGGTCCACCTTTGCGACCTCCGCGTGGAGGCCGGGCCGTTCGAGCGGAAGCTCCGGGATCTCGCTCCCGACCTCGTGGGGTTCACCTGCCTCATCATGGACGTGCCCGCCGTGCTGGCCATGAGCCGCCAGGTCCGCGAGATCGCCCCCGCCGCGGTGGTCGTCGTGGGCGGGCACCATCCCACCCACTGCCCGCAAGATTTCAACGTGCCGAGCATCGACGCCATCGTGCTCGGGATGGGCGAGCAGGCGCTGCGCGACATCCTGGTCGCGGCCGGCGCCGGGCGAGACTTCCGCGACGTCCCGGGGCTGGCCCTTCCCGGCGAGGGAGCGGTGCACTTCACGGCGCCGCGGCACCATCCCGCGAGCCTGGACGAACTGCCCTTTCCGGACCGCCGCGTGCCTGGCTACCGCCCCGAGCGCTACAAGGTCTTCGGCCTCATGAAGATGCAGTCGGTCAACACCTCGCGGGGCTGCACCGCCCGCTGCAAGTTCTGCCTCGTCTGGCAAGAGATGCGGCGCGTCTGCCTCCACAAGAGCGCGGGCCGGATCTTCGCCGAGATCCAGCGCATCGGTCCCGAGGTTCCGCTGGTGGGCTTCGTGGATCCTCACTCCTTCGTCGATGGCGCCGATCGGATGAACGAGCTTGCCGGCCTCATCGAGCGTGCCGGGCTGAAGAAGCGCTACGTGATGTCGCTCCGGTCGAGTTCCGTCGTGAAGTACCCCGAACAGATCGCGCGCTGGGCGAAACTCGGCCTGAGCGCCGTGTCGATCGGTCTCGAGGCCATCACCGACTCGCGCCTGGCGGCGCTGCGCAAGGGGCAGAACGCCCAGACGGGCGACCGGGCGCTCCGGATCCTCGCCGACAACGGCATCCACGTGATCGCGAACTTCATCGTGAGCCAGGACTTCACCCGCGCCGACTTCGACCAGCTCCAGCGCTACGTCTACGACAACCGGCTCCAGTCGCTCCGCTTCTCCATCCTCACGCCGCTGCCGGGCTCGGAGCTGTGGGAGGAAGTCAAGCACCTGGTGCGGTCGCGCGACCCCGAGCACTACGATCTCCTGCATTCCGTGCTTCCCACCTTGCTTCCCGACAGGGAGTTCCACCGCGAGGTCCTGATGCTGTATCGCCGGAGCTACAGCTGGCGCCACTGGCTGCGGGTCACGGGGAGCCACTGGGCCTTTCGCCTGGGTCTGAGCAAGCGGCGCGTCCCCAAGCTCCTGGGCGCCGCGATGGTCGTGTACATGAAGTACAAGCTGGCGAAGATCCAGCGAAATCACGTCGCATTCCGCGAAGCCGGGACCGCATGACGAGCTCCCGCGCCGCCCTGAAAGTCGGCCTCGTCGAGCTTTACGCCGACTCGGTCGCGCACCGCGTCCAGATCAAGTTTCCGTCGCGCTCGATCGATCTCCTCGCGGCCATCCTCGGCCAGAACGGCTTCTCCCGGGTCGAGACCTACAACCCCATCTACGACGGCACGCGCGGCCGGGTCACCCGGAGCGATGTCGAGCGCCTGGCGTCGTACGACGCGGTCGGCTTCTCGGCCATCTCGTCCACGCAGAACCTCTCGTACGATCTGGCGGCAAAGCTCAGGAAGCTCAATCCCCGGATCAAGATAGTCTTCGGCGGTTACCACACGACCTGCCTCCCCGAGGAAACCCTCGACCACGCCGACATCGCCGTCCTCAACGAGGGCGACCGGACCATCGTGGACGTCATGGATCGCATCGCCGAGCACAAGGAACGGCCCGTGCTCGCCGACGTGCCGGGCATCGTCTTCCGGGACGAGGACGGCGCCATCCGCCACACGGCGCACCGGCCGTTGCTGACGGTCGAAGAACTGGAAGCGCTCCCCGTTCCGGCGTTGCCCGCGCGGGTGCGCGGGAAGATGAACTGCGGCAAGGTCGTGCTGGCACGCGGTTGCCCCTTCCAGTGCAGCTTCTGCACCATCAGCGACCACTTCGGGAGACGGGTGCGGGCCGTGAGCGTGGAACGGTCGGTGGAGATCATCGAGCGCTCCATCACCCAGTTCCCGGGGCTCCACCTGTTTGCCGACGACAATTTCGCGCTCAATCCCGAGCGCGCCAAGCGCATCCTCGAGCGCATCCTCGAAAAGGGGCTGAAGATGCCGTCGTGGTCGGCCCAGGTGCGGGTTGACGCCGCGTTCGACGACGACCTCCTGAAACTCCTCCGGCGCGCCGGCTGCCGCAAGGTGTTCGTCGGCCTCGAGAGCATGAACGACGAGAGTCTCAAGCTGCTCAACAAGCGGTCGACCCTGGAAAAGAACGATCGGGCCATCCGTCGCTTTCACGAGGCGGGCCTCATGATCCACGGCCACTTCATGTTCGGCACCGACGCCGACAGCGTGGACACGGTGCGCACCACCGCCGAGTACGTGCGCAAGATGGGCCTCGACACGGCCTACTTCCTGTTCATGAGCCCCGGCCCGGGTTCGCCGCTGGCTCAAAGGTACCAGGCCGAAAACAAGCTCATCACGCGCAACTGGGCGCGCTACGACGGCAATTCCGTGTGCGTATACCCCGACCAGGTGCGCCCCTCGGAGCTCAAGAAGGCCGTGGACCAGGCCTACCTCCACTTCTACTCGCCGCTCGAAGCCCTCCGGTACCTGTTTCGCCCCAGGAAGAAGCTCACGACGCTCCTGCTCCGGACGGTGGGCTATCCGGTCATGCGGTATCTCATCCGTCGCGACCGGCCCTACGTGGCCGACCTCGAAAGGCTCGAGCGCTGGGTCATGGACTTCGAGGCCGCGTTCGGGAAGGTGAAGGAAGACCCCGGCGTCCCTCCGGCGGCGCGGGAGGAGTTCTTCCGGGCCTGGAGCGACCGGGCGCGGGCGCTGGCGCCCGATTTCCAGGAATTCTGCCGGCGGAAGATCGATCTGGCCGCCGCGGGCCCGAAGGACCAGCCCTGATCGTGCGCGTGGGTCTGGTAGCCACCAATCGCAACGACTACGACCATCCCATCACTCCCATCGGGCCGCTGCATCTGGCCGCCGGGCTCCGGGCGCGGGGCCACGAGGTCCGCCTGTTCGACTGCATGTTTGACCACGCTTCGGCCGAGGAGTCGCTGCTCGCGTGGGTCGCGGCCGCTCGGCCCGACGCCGTCGGCATCTCGATTCGCAACGTCGCCTCCGTGCTCGGTCAGCGCGAGCACGACCTGGATCGGCTCGCGGGCCTGGTGAAGCGCCTGCGCGCGGTCATGCCCCGGCAGATCATCCTGGGCGGTGCGGGCTTCAGCCTGGTGCCCAGGGCGATCATGGACAGGCTCCAGGTGGATCTGGGCATCGTGGGCGAGGCCGATCGCTCCCTGCCGTCGCTCCTCGAACGCCTGGGCGACGAGGCGGCGTACGCCGGGATTCCGGGTCTGGTCCACCGGACGCCGGCAGGGGGGTGGATCGAGAATCCCCCGGACCAGGACGTCGACCTGGATTTCATCCCGACCCAGAGCCTGGCCGATCTCGACAACCGGCGCTACCGCAAGCGCGGCGGCAACATCGGCGTGTACTCCCGCAAGGGGTGCGCGATGCAGTGCACTTATTGCGCGGAGCCCTGCCTCAACGGCGCGACCATGCGGTTGCGATCGCCGCGCCTCGTGGTCGACGAGATCGAGAAAGTCACGAAGGAGGCGGGCTACCCCTTCGTGGGGTTCGCCGATACCCTGTTCAACTTCCCGCGCGACCACGCCATGGAGCTGTGCCGGGAAATCATCCGGCGCCGGGTGAAAGTCCGGTTCTGCATCGAAGGCAATCCCGTGGGTCAGGATGCCCGGAGCGTCGACCTCCTCGCGGAGGCGGGCTGCATCGGCGTGGACTTCTCGGTGGAGTCGGGCTCCAGCCGGATGCTCCGCGCCATGCGCAAGGGCTTCACCGCCGAGGATGCGCTGCGGGTGGCGGCTCTCTATGCCGAGCGCGGGATCTCCTACGCCGCGGGCTTCCTCATCGGCTGTCCCGGCGAGGATCTCGAAAGCGTCCGCGAGTCCGTGCGCGTGGCCGAAGCCCTCGAGAGACCCGGCGTCGTCTACTTCGGTGTCGGCGTCCGCGTCTTTCACCAGGCGGAGCTGGCGCGGCAACTCGGCGCCAGCCGGCCTCACCAGGGGACTCCCGATGCCTACGGCCTATCGTCGTACCTCAGCGAGACCTTCGACGCGAATTGCGCCCGGGAACTCCTCGCGTGCTACCGGCGCCACGACGTGGTCCTGATCTCGCACCAGTTCAACGAGCGGACCGTGCGGTTCGTCAAGCGGCTCTCTTTTCTGCCCCGAGCGCGCCCGGCCTGGCGCGCCGCCGCCTGGCTCAACCATCTCGAGCGCTTGCGGACCTTGCGGCGCTGCCCGCTGTACTGGGACGATCGAGAGCGCGCCTTCCGGAGCGTGTAGGCGAGATCGCTCCGTCCACGGTGTGACGGCCGACCACGTACGAGATATCCCCCAAGATCACGGATCTGCTTGGCGGCCAGGCATCGGAAGATCACGTACGCACCCTTCGTGCGACAGGAGCGTCCCGTGGCAGTCGAACTACGCAAGGCAGATGAGGTCGCAATAGCGTTCTTCCTGAACGGCGCGCGCACGCTGCTCACGGTCCGAGAGGACGAAAAGCTGCTCGAGACGCTGCGCGAGCGCTGCGGCATCGTCTCCCCCAAGAACGCCTGCATGCCTGTTGGCGGCTGCGGGGCCTGCACGGTGCTCGTGGGCGGCAAGCCCACTCTTAGCTGCGTGCTGCCGTCCCGGAGCGTCGACGGAAAGGAGGTGTTGACCCTCGAAGGGCTCGCGGATCGCGACCGCGCGGCCCTGGCGGACGGCTTCGTCCGGGTGGGCGGCTTGCAGTGCGGTTTTTGCGCGCCCGGCGTGGCCCTGCGGACCAAGGCCCTGTACGACCGGGACCCGCACGCCGGGGCCGAGGAGTGCCGGAAGGCCCTGCAGCCTCACATCTGCCGCTGCACGGGCTACAAGAAGCTCATTGACGGCATGCGGGAAGCCGGCAGGGCGCTCCGCGGCGAGGCCGGCGAAGCCTGCGAAGGCGCGGGTTGCGGTCGGATCGGCTCGAGCCTGGAGCGGTACCAGGGCCGCGACCTCGTGCTGGGCCAGCGGGAGTTCGTGGACGACATGCGGCTGCCCGGCATGCTGCACGGCGCCCTGGTGTTCGGCGCCCACCCCCGCGCCCGGGTGCTCTTCATCGACGTGGGCCCCGCGCTGCTCATCCCGGGAGTGCGGGCGGCAATCACGGCCGCGGATGTCCCCGGCGAGAGGCTCCGCGGCCTGGTCGAGCGCGACTGGCCGGTCTTCGTGGCCGAGGGCGAGATCACGCGGTACGTCGGGGACGTGCTGGCGGCGATCGCCGCGGACGACGCCCACACCGCCCGGCTCGGGGCACAGGCCGTGCGCGTGACGTACGAAGTGCTCGAACCGGTGACGAGCCCCGCCGAAGCGCTGCAACCCGGTGCGCCGCGCCTTCATCCCGGGGGGAATATCCTCTCGACTTCCCGCGTCGTGCGAGGCGACGTCGAGGCGGCCCTCGCGGGCTGCGCGCATGTCGTGTCCGAGGTCTTCGAGACGCAGTTCATCGAGCACGCGTTTTTGGAGCCGGAAGCGGCGGTGGCGGTTCCGGAGGACGGCGAAATGCTGCGGGTCTTCACGCAGAACCAGGGCGTCTTCGACGATCGCCGGCAGCTCGCGCGGATCCTGGCCATTCCCGAAGAACGGCTCCGCGTGACGCTGGTGGCCGCGGGCGGGGCGTTCGGCGGCAAGGAGGATCTCACGGTCCAGCCCTACGCGGCGCTGCTGGCGCTGCGGACGCGGAAACCCGTCAAGCTCGCGCTGAGCCGCCAGGACAGCATCCGCATGCACCCCAAGCGGCACCCGATGCGGCTGGAGTATACGGTCGGCTGCGACGGGGCGGGCATGCTGCAGGCCGTGAAGGTCCGCCTGGTGGGCGAGAAGGGGGCCTACGCGTCGGTCGGCTCGAAGGTCGTCGAGCGGGCGGCCGGCCACGCGACGGGCGCGTACGCCGTGCCGAACGTGGCCGTCGAGGCCTTGGCGGTGTACACGAACAACCCGCCATGCGGGGCGATGCGGGGTTTCGGGGTCAACCAGACCGCGTTCGCCATCGAGGGCTGCCTGGATCGGCTGGCCGAGAAGGCGGGCCTCGACGGCTGGGAGATCCGCTACCGCAACGCCTTGCGTGATGGCGCGGTGTCCACGCCGGGCGAGCGCATGACCCACGCCATGGGCCTGCGCAAGACCCTCGAGGCGGTGCGCGACGTGTATCGCGGCGCGCGTTTCGCCGGCATCGCCTGCGCCATCAAGAACGTGGGAGTCGGCAACGGCAAGCCCGACATCGGCCGCGTGCGCCTGGTGGTGGCTGCCGGCGGCGAGACGATCACCGTGTTCACGGGGCACTCCGAGATGGGTCAAGGTCTGTTCACGATCCTGGTGCAGGTGGTGTGCGAGGAGACCGGGTTGCCTCCCGCATGCGTCCGGGTCGTCACCGACACCGCGCGGCCGGTCGATTGCGGCATGACCACGTCGTCGCGGGCCACGGTGCTGGCGGGCCGCGCCGCGATCGCCGCCTGCGCCGAGCTGCGCCAGGCGCTTTCGGAAGCCGGAAGCCTGGCGCAACTCGCCGGTCGCGAGTTCCACGGCGAATACGTCTTCGACCGGAGCAGCCCGCTCGGCAGCGACGATCCCGAGCCGATCATGCACCTGACCTACGGCTACGCCACGCAGGTCGTGCTGCTGGACGACGAAGGCCGCCTCGCCAAGGTGGTGGCCGCGCACGACGTGGGCCGCGTGCTGAACCCGCACCTGCTCGAGGGCCAGATCGAGGGCGCCCTCCACATGGGGCTGGGTTTCGCCCTCACCGAGGAACTGGTCGTCGAGCGCGGCGTGCCGCGGCAGAAGGGCCTGCACGACCTGGGCATCCTGCGCGCGCGGGACATGCCCGAAGTCGAGGTGATCTTCGTCGAGGAGCCGGCTCCCGAGGGGCCCTACGGCGCGCGGGGGGTCGGGGAAATCGGCCTGGTGCCGACCGCCGCGGCCGTGGCCGGGGCCCTGCACGCCTTCGACGGGATTCGCCGCACCAAGCTGCCCATGCTCGACTCGCCGGCGGCCCGGGCGATCAGGCGGAGCTGAAGGCGCCCGGCCCGGCGAGCGCCTGGCGGCGTGCCTCTGGGTCCGCCGGCGACGGGGGCCGGGTACGCGGCGCACCGACGGCCGGCGCCCGGCCGGGCAATACTGGCGGAGGATCCGAGGCATGCCAGGAGGGCGCCTCGCGTAGCAGGAGCGAAGATGCTCGGTGAATGGCAAAGCGGCTCCATCGTCGAGATGGAGGCGGCACATGGACTGCGCGAGGTCGGCGACGTCTTCGCGGTGCTCGACTTCTCCATCGCCGTTCGCCTTCGCGAGCCGTCCCGGCTGGCGGCCGGGGCGATCGTATCCCTCGTCGCCTGGGATGACGAAGGCGCGATGCGGCGGCGCACCGGAGAGATCCTGCAGGTCCACGGGCGCTTCGTGGCCGTGGCGATCGTCCTGGGATTGCCGCGCCCGCCCACCGAGGAGCCCTCGCCGTCCCGACCGGCGGGGCCGGGACTCTGGATGCCGGCCGGCGGGGGGCCGGCGGTCGCCCGCATACGGCGTCCCGATCCGGAGTGGCAGCCCCTTCACCAGTCCCGGCTCGAGTACTGGCTCGGCCGCCGTCTCATCGGGTGGTGACTCGCCCGGGGGCCTACTCGGCGGGTTCGAGCAGGCGGAAGCTCACGCCGTCGTAGCCGGCCGCGGTGCTGGCGCGCGTCGCGAAGGGCATCAGCCTGCCGAGTTCCCGCGCGGCCCGCGCCGGCGGCATGCCGCGCGCAAGCACGAGATCCAGGAACATGAAATCCGTCACCGCGCTCGCTCCCCAGTCCACGGTCTGGGCGAAGCCGGAGACGGGGAAGCGCACGGCCGGCGCGAGGCGTTTCTGGAGGTCGGCGGGCAGGGAGCCGCGCATCACGTCGCAGGCCCCGAAGTGGAGGAGCGTGACGTTGCCGGCGTGGCGCAGGGCGGCCGCGAAGGTCTCGACCCCCGCCGGTCCCGAATCGGTCGCGGGCCCCGCCGGCGAACCGTGCGCCGAGACGTACAGGACCACCGGCTCTGCCAGGAGCGCGGCTTCCTGGAGCCACTTGCCCAGGCTGGCCTTGTCGGTGAAGTAGCGGTGGCGCACGTGGACCGCGGGGGAACGGGTGAAGAATGCCCGCAGCATCTCGCCGTAGGAGTATTCGGGTTCCGAGAGGTGAGTTTCCCAGCGAGACTCCAGGACCACCAGCCAGCGCCGTCCGGACACCGCCTTGACGCGCGTGCCGTTCCAGGTGCCCCAGGTCCCGGTGCCCGCGGGTCGCCAGCGGCCGGTGAAGCGCTGGCCATCGGGAGCCAGCGTGAACTGGCCCTCGCCTGCCGCCTCGTCGCGGTACGTGAAGGTCGCACGCGCGCCGGCGACTTTTCCTTCCAGGCTCCCGCCCGGGTAGGACCCCTCGAGCCGGCCGTTCGCCTCGACCAGGCGCAGCCGCCCGTAGGGCGTATCCCAGAGGCCGGCGAAGCCCCCGCCTGGCCGCGGGCGCGAGAGGGCGGCAGAACCCGAGGCCGGATCCGCCGGAGGCGCCGGGGTCGCGCCCGTGGCGGCAAGCGCCGCCGCGAGCAGGAGGATGCCAAGCCTCATCGGGAGTTGCGAGAAGGCTGCACGAAGCGGTAGTACTCCCGGGCCGTGCGCGAGTAGTGGATGTCCACCTGGTGGCGCTTGTCGCCGGGTGAGCCGTCCGACCAGTTGGAGTACACGAGGGCGTCGGGCCGGATGCGCTCGAAGGCCTCCTCGGCGCTCCCGGCTTGCGTGTAATGGATCCGGCCGTACTCGACCACGTTCCAGCGGCCGGAGGCGGGATCCTTGTAGACGGCGATGGCATGGGAGGTGTCGGGGGACAGGTAGCCGATCTGCCGGCCCTCGATCCCCTGGCCCTCCTTCATGACCGAGACCAGGAAGGCGTGCTGGTCGCGGCAGACACCCGCCAGCAACCGCGCCACCTCGTCGGGAGTCAGCGACCCGTAGTCGCCCTTCGGATCCGCCAGGCGGGCGTTGTCGTAGCGCACGAACTCGTCGAGGTACGCCACGACCTGCTCGGGCGTCCGCAGGATACCCGCCAGTTCGGCTACCGGCTTGCCCTTCATGGCGTTGATCTCGGCTTGCGAGAAGTAGTCCCGCAGCCGCGGCTGGCGCACGGGCGCGGCGGGGCCGCGGGTCGGCCGCCGGTCGGGCTCGGATCGCCAGTCGGGGCTCGGGTGGGTCGCGGGTCGGGGCCGGCCGCCACCGCCGCCGAAATTCAGTCGCAAGCCCACGCCCGCCTGGACCTCGGGGCGACCGCCGAAGGGATCGGCGACCGCCGCCATGACCGAGGCGTCGAGGTTGCCGGCGATGCGCCAGGTGCGCGCCGCCTCGATGCGATCCACCCCGCGCGCGCTCGCGGTGATCGCCAGATCCGGCGCCCAGGTGCTCCGCGGCATGCTGATCGCGGCGCGGAAGCGCGGATCGGCCGAAAAATCGCTGGTGGCCGACGCGATCGGCAGGTAGGCGTCCGCCCGGTAGAGCACCGGCCCCGCCTGCCCGGATACGCCGGCTTCCACGAAGTGCGTCTGCGGGAAGAGCCCGGAGCCGCCGGTCAGGTAATAGCTGCCGATCATGCCCAGGTCGAGATGGTTGCCGTACCCGACCCGGGCAGACATGCTCCCGAAGCGCCGGGAGACGCCAGCCTCGCCCGTCACCGTGGCCTTACTCAGGCCGGCCGAGGAGCTTGGATCGAACGCGCCGGTACCATGGTTGTAGGCCAGTGTCGCCACGCCCAGGGCGTGGAGGCCCAGATCGGCCCGGAAGCCGCCGCCAAGGTCGAACTCCCGGGAGGGGGCGGCCTCGATGCCGGCGAAACCGACCGAATGCGGCGCCGAGACCGCCTCGTTGGGACCGATCGTCCGGTTGAAGAAGCCCGGCAGGTGGCCACCGCCGGCGAAAGCCGTGACGTCGCGGCCCAGGTCGTAGTCCAGCTTCAGCAACCCGCCGCCTTGCAGCATCGTCGGCGAGGAGTGGAAGAAGCGGCCCGAGAGCCGGAAGCGCTCCCCGAGGCGGGCGGACAGGGTCACGTCCTCGCCGGTGAGTTCGGTCGCCAAGTTGCTCGAACAGCGCGGCGGATCGCCGGCCCCGGCCGCCGCGGCGCGCTGGCGGGCTTCGGGTGAGAGCGCGAGCGAATCGGGCGGTGGCGCCTGGCCGTCGCGACGGGGCGCGCCCGGGTTGCGCTGCGGCCTGCGCGGCGGCGGCACGGCCGCAATGCGGCCATCCGGCGCTCCAATCATGCGGGCGCTACCTCTCCTCTCTCAGCTTTGGTTATCGCTAAAAGGGAGTTAAGGCTTACGTCACTGGAACGAGTGCCGGAGGTGGATTCGCCGCACCACG containing:
- a CDS encoding methyltransferase domain-containing protein, whose protein sequence is MLHSLYCRLSRGNPWLKARAFSLGYETLSRVFFRQRPVHFLNYGFESADSLKPRLLAEDEPDRASIQLYHHLASQGPVAHARVLEIGCGRGGGASYLARYFQPREVIGMDISPSAVRYCRSSHGAEGLSFLVGDAESVPFPAASFDVVLNVESSHCYGSMSRFLAEVRRILRPGGHFLFCDVRPAADVEALCQAMADSRLEIVSRGDITPQVLRALERESDTRKEQIRRVFPRWLHASVFDFSGVAPGTVFESFSAGTRRYLSFMLRAPVGSEAAP
- a CDS encoding cobalamin-dependent protein (Presence of a B(12) (cobalamin)-binding domain implies dependence on cobalamin itself, in one of its several forms, or in some unusual lineages, dependence on a cobalamin-like analog.); translated protein: MRVLLVKPPPVKNSEVENVLEPLELLSLAGALEGHEVHLCDLRVEAGPFERKLRDLAPDLVGFTCLIMDVPAVLAMSRQVREIAPAAVVVVGGHHPTHCPQDFNVPSIDAIVLGMGEQALRDILVAAGAGRDFRDVPGLALPGEGAVHFTAPRHHPASLDELPFPDRRVPGYRPERYKVFGLMKMQSVNTSRGCTARCKFCLVWQEMRRVCLHKSAGRIFAEIQRIGPEVPLVGFVDPHSFVDGADRMNELAGLIERAGLKKRYVMSLRSSSVVKYPEQIARWAKLGLSAVSIGLEAITDSRLAALRKGQNAQTGDRALRILADNGIHVIANFIVSQDFTRADFDQLQRYVYDNRLQSLRFSILTPLPGSELWEEVKHLVRSRDPEHYDLLHSVLPTLLPDREFHREVLMLYRRSYSWRHWLRVTGSHWAFRLGLSKRRVPKLLGAAMVVYMKYKLAKIQRNHVAFREAGTA
- a CDS encoding radical SAM protein, with product MTSSRAALKVGLVELYADSVAHRVQIKFPSRSIDLLAAILGQNGFSRVETYNPIYDGTRGRVTRSDVERLASYDAVGFSAISSTQNLSYDLAAKLRKLNPRIKIVFGGYHTTCLPEETLDHADIAVLNEGDRTIVDVMDRIAEHKERPVLADVPGIVFRDEDGAIRHTAHRPLLTVEELEALPVPALPARVRGKMNCGKVVLARGCPFQCSFCTISDHFGRRVRAVSVERSVEIIERSITQFPGLHLFADDNFALNPERAKRILERILEKGLKMPSWSAQVRVDAAFDDDLLKLLRRAGCRKVFVGLESMNDESLKLLNKRSTLEKNDRAIRRFHEAGLMIHGHFMFGTDADSVDTVRTTAEYVRKMGLDTAYFLFMSPGPGSPLAQRYQAENKLITRNWARYDGNSVCVYPDQVRPSELKKAVDQAYLHFYSPLEALRYLFRPRKKLTTLLLRTVGYPVMRYLIRRDRPYVADLERLERWVMDFEAAFGKVKEDPGVPPAAREEFFRAWSDRARALAPDFQEFCRRKIDLAAAGPKDQP
- a CDS encoding radical SAM protein, which encodes MGLVATNRNDYDHPITPIGPLHLAAGLRARGHEVRLFDCMFDHASAEESLLAWVAAARPDAVGISIRNVASVLGQREHDLDRLAGLVKRLRAVMPRQIILGGAGFSLVPRAIMDRLQVDLGIVGEADRSLPSLLERLGDEAAYAGIPGLVHRTPAGGWIENPPDQDVDLDFIPTQSLADLDNRRYRKRGGNIGVYSRKGCAMQCTYCAEPCLNGATMRLRSPRLVVDEIEKVTKEAGYPFVGFADTLFNFPRDHAMELCREIIRRRVKVRFCIEGNPVGQDARSVDLLAEAGCIGVDFSVESGSSRMLRAMRKGFTAEDALRVAALYAERGISYAAGFLIGCPGEDLESVRESVRVAEALERPGVVYFGVGVRVFHQAELARQLGASRPHQGTPDAYGLSSYLSETFDANCARELLACYRRHDVVLISHQFNERTVRFVKRLSFLPRARPAWRAAAWLNHLERLRTLRRCPLYWDDRERAFRSV
- the xdh gene encoding selenium-dependent xanthine dehydrogenase — encoded protein: MAFFLNGARTLLTVREDEKLLETLRERCGIVSPKNACMPVGGCGACTVLVGGKPTLSCVLPSRSVDGKEVLTLEGLADRDRAALADGFVRVGGLQCGFCAPGVALRTKALYDRDPHAGAEECRKALQPHICRCTGYKKLIDGMREAGRALRGEAGEACEGAGCGRIGSSLERYQGRDLVLGQREFVDDMRLPGMLHGALVFGAHPRARVLFIDVGPALLIPGVRAAITAADVPGERLRGLVERDWPVFVAEGEITRYVGDVLAAIAADDAHTARLGAQAVRVTYEVLEPVTSPAEALQPGAPRLHPGGNILSTSRVVRGDVEAALAGCAHVVSEVFETQFIEHAFLEPEAAVAVPEDGEMLRVFTQNQGVFDDRRQLARILAIPEERLRVTLVAAGGAFGGKEDLTVQPYAALLALRTRKPVKLALSRQDSIRMHPKRHPMRLEYTVGCDGAGMLQAVKVRLVGEKGAYASVGSKVVERAAGHATGAYAVPNVAVEALAVYTNNPPCGAMRGFGVNQTAFAIEGCLDRLAEKAGLDGWEIRYRNALRDGAVSTPGERMTHAMGLRKTLEAVRDVYRGARFAGIACAIKNVGVGNGKPDIGRVRLVVAAGGETITVFTGHSEMGQGLFTILVQVVCEETGLPPACVRVVTDTARPVDCGMTTSSRATVLAGRAAIAACAELRQALSEAGSLAQLAGREFHGEYVFDRSSPLGSDDPEPIMHLTYGYATQVVLLDDEGRLAKVVAAHDVGRVLNPHLLEGQIEGALHMGLGFALTEELVVERGVPRQKGLHDLGILRARDMPEVEVIFVEEPAPEGPYGARGVGEIGLVPTAAAVAGALHAFDGIRRTKLPMLDSPAARAIRRS